The following coding sequences lie in one Arachis stenosperma cultivar V10309 chromosome 5, arast.V10309.gnm1.PFL2, whole genome shotgun sequence genomic window:
- the LOC130982478 gene encoding methylsterol monooxygenase 2-2-like, with the protein MCTLSLSLRKFSFWVVPSMASFVESGWQFLITHFSDFQLACFGSFFLHESVFFLSGLPFVWFERAGWLSNYKIQGKNNSPAAQEKCIVRLILYHFGVNLPVVIFSYPVFKYMGMRSSLPLPSWNVILTQIIFYFILEDFVFYWGHRVLHTKWLYKHVHSVHHEYATPFGLTSEYAHPAEILFLGFATIIGPAVTGPHLVTLWLWMVLRVLETVEAHCGYHFPWSPSNFFPLYGGSDFHDYHHRLLYTKSGNYSSTFTYMDWIFGTDIGYRKLKALKRATVENNQCNKIYE; encoded by the exons ATGtgcactctctctctctctcttcgcaAATTCTCTTTCTGGGTTGTACCATCCATGGCTTCCTTCGTTGAATCCGGTTGGCAG TTTTTGATCACGCATTTCAGTGACTTtcaattggcatgttttgggaGTTTCTTTCTGCATGAGAGCGTTTTCTTCTTATCTGGACTTCCATTTGTTTGGTTCGAAAGAGCTGGATGGCTCAGCAACTATAAGATTCAG GGGAAAAATAATAGCCCTGCAGCTCAGGAGAAATGTATCGTTCGCTTAATACTGTACCATTTTGGTGTCAATCTACCAGTCGTGATTTTTTCATATCCTGTGTTCAAATATATGGGCATGCGAAGTAGTCTTCCATTGCCATCCTG GAATGTAATTCTAACACAAATAATCTTTTACTTCATTTTGGAGGATTTTGTATTTTACTGGGGTCACAGGGTATTGCACACAAAATGGCTGTACAAGCATGTGCACAGTGTTCATCATGA GTATGCTACACCGTTTGGACTTACTTCGGAATATGCTCATCCTGCCGAAATACTTTTCCTTGGATTTGCTACCATTATTGGCCCTGCTGTCACAGGGCCACACTTGGTAACTCTATGGTTATGGATGGTTCTGAGAGTCCTGGAGACAGTTGAAGCTCATTGTGGTTACCATTTTCCTTGGAGTCCTTCAAATTTCTTTCCATTATATGGGGG ATCTGATTTCCATGACTATCATCACCGATTGCTTTATACCAAGTCCGGAAACTACTCGTCAACTTTTACCTACATGGACTG GATATTTGGAACAGATATAGGGTATAGA
- the LOC130979403 gene encoding uncharacterized protein LOC130979403: MGSRTQRWSELEEDDENLDFLLPPKQVIGPDQNGIKKVIEYKFSEDGSKVKITTTTRTRKLANARLSKRAIERRSWPKFGDAIHEDVGSRLTMVSTEEILLERPKPLGAKTEEPKATGDSLGQKGAVLMVCRTCGKKGDHWTSRCPYKDLAPPSEGFVDKPPTSDAAAAVPGSTKGAYVPPGMRAGAERTGSDMRRRNDENSVRVTNLSEDTREPDLLELFRPFGAVSRVYVAIDQKTGMSRGFGFVNFVNREDAQRAINKLNGYGYDNLILRVEWATPRTN, from the exons ATGGGATCGAGAACACAGAGATGGAGCGAGCTGGAGGAGGACGACGAGAACCTCGACTTTCTTCTGCCGCCAAAGCAGGTCATAGGCCCCGACCAGAACGGTATCAAGAAGGTCATCGAATACAAGTTCTCCGAAGACGGCAGCAAGGTTAAGATCACCACCACAACACGCACCCGTAAGCTCGCCAACGCTCGCCTCAGCAAGCGCGCCATCGAGCGTCGCTCATGGCCTAAGTTCGGCGACGCCATCCACGAAGACGTCGGTAGCAGGCTCACCATGGTCTCCACCGAAGAGATCCTCCTCGAGCGCCCTAAGCCCCTTG GTGCCAAAACTGAGGAACCAAAGGCTACTGGTGATTCATTAGGTCAGAAAGGTGCTGTTCTTATGGTCTGTAGGACTTGTGGGAAGAAGGGTGACCACTGGACTTCAAGGTGCCCCTACAAGGATCTTGCTCCACCGTCAGAGGGATTTGTCGACAAGCCTCCAACATCTGATGCTGCAGCTGCTGTTCCTGGTTCAACAAAGGGAGCATATGTGCCTCCTGGAATGAGAGCCGGTGCGGAGAGAACTGGATCGGACATGCGGCGCAGGAATGATGAGAACTCTGTGAGGGTCACTAACTTATCGGAGGACACAAGAGAGCCTGATTTGCTCGAACTGTTCCGCCCATTTGGTGCAGTGAGCAGAGTCTATGTTGCTATTGATCAAAAGACGGGCATGAGCAGAGGATTTGGATTTGTTAACTTTGTAAACAGAGAAGATGCACAGAGAGCAATTAACAAGCTCAATGGATATGGATATGACAATCTCATCCTCAGAGTTGAATGGGCTACCCCCAGGACAAACTAG